taatatctttttatcattaaatttaaaattattttttctaattatcttatcctatttttatatgatttattttccaatttaaaaattaaaaattcagaTATTACTAAATATTTAGTATTTCCTATTACTATTGAACTTTAGtttacatttttgttattttattactaGGTGTCTTGTCCCCATATGCGGgcataattttcatttattaatttatatttcctTAATTCAAAAACAAcatattaagttattatttgtgttttttaaaagttataccaaacatcaaataatttatatatgtcaGAAATACTCACATATTAGAAatgttttagaatatatttttatacaaatatttttgcttgattaatatttaattatctgTTGTTTTATATCTCaatctataatatttcaaaataacaaaacaatatataagaattatcttgtttttagaaatgtaaaatgTTATTTCAAGAttgcaacaaaatatataagaattatttttagaaattaatattattaatataaaattcgtttttaatttaattatatataaaatatatttttataaaaatatttgtgcttgataatattaattatatgtttttatatcttaatttgtattatttcaagataaaaacacaatatataatatttatcttattttttagaaatttaaaatattatttcaagataacaacaaaatatatacaattcttttttagaaattaatattattaatacaaaattcgtttttaattaaactatatataaaaattcataaatggTAACAGCTACATTAACTAGTCTGACTAGCTATTAACGTAAAAATTTCGTTactttgcaaataatattatacatagtaAAAATAAGTTCCCCagctcttctctctcttcataCACACGCAAAAAGAATCCTCAACTGCTCCCACTCCCTCGATGAATGCTAAAGCAGTCCGTACAGTTATCGGATTTATTGGTACGATCGCCTTCTCCCTTTTATACAATCAATACGATTATATCTACTGTgcgtatattattttgttacaaGTTCAGTGTAAAAGAATAGATCTAATGAAAAAACTCTGTATTATTCCTTAGATCCAAACGATTACAGGTACTTTGAGAGACTTACAATGGAGTTCTCTCAGCTCCCCTACAACCACTTTGATCAAAACACTCGATGCCAAATACAAAGGATAGACTAATGCTTATAAAGGAAATGATCACTAGCTAACTACAGCTCTTGACTAGAGTTAAGAGGCCGTTAGCAACTCGTGACGTGTCCCTCACACTCTTCAGGTATTATTCCTTATTCGTTATCTACAGCCGCCTTCCAGATCTCCACCTGTCCTTCTAGAAGCTGGCGCATGTTCTCTTCTTCATTACTGATGGGCCAAGGCCTTGCGGTTCCTCCTCTTATACTGGAACAGTATCGGTGGCTGTAGGCCCTTGTACGTATCAGTTTACACCGGAACGAGCCAGTGTAGTTGTAATAGTGGTGCGAATCTGAAGCTATAGGTTTTCTTTTCGTGGAACTTTAATCGATCGTTAATCCAATGACGGAACTGGCAAAATCTTATATAGTAATTACCGCCTATAGTACCACATATCATAATAACTCGAAAACAGCAAcataacaaaactaatattaGTTTAACATGTATCTTTAAccataatatatactattgaaTATAGATCCATTGacatgtatttttatgtttgagTTTAGCTGTCTGTAATGTAATGGTGCATCTCTAGGTAAAGCATCTCTATAATCAatgtttatcttctttttttatctCGATTATTCGGTTTACATATATACTTAACATATAGAGAGAGTACAATAATTAGCACAATTCAGCCAAGGCCGTTTACTGACAATTTTATCTTGGCTTGATGCAGGCAATGTTTTATCCTTATTCATCTCCCTGCACACATGTAATCTCTTTTCTTATCTCTTTTAATTCACTGACAATAATTAGCACAATTCAGCCGTTGGCGTGTGCTAGTCATTTAATAATCTTGTGTTGCTCAATTATTAATCAATGCTTGTTACAACCCAAGAGAGTCGTACCAAGTGCTTCTATATATATGCactttagtttttcttttcggTTTCGCTTGTTTAATCTAAACATGGTTGGTTTTACGTATACCTGGATGAAACATTTGTCTTGACCCCAAACTTTAAAGAACTATTATACATAGATCCATAACCTCAATTTTCGATATTTTTCCTTActaagattatttttaaaatgttcaaCGACTTGATAACATTCCAAATCTTATATTTCCTAAAACAAATCCCAATAGTAGAATGTATAATGGTTCACAAGATCAATTATTGTAAAGATAATGACACATCTAACATAGAAGAAGAATCAATAACCAAGAAATCAAATCGCTTCCTTAGTTTTGAAACTTCAAAGTGATTATGATACCAAACAAaacacaacaaacaaacaaacaaacaagtaAACCCACTCAAAATGGGGAGCTTGCATCTGCCTTCAAAGCAGCCGTTGCATGGATCTTGTCTAGAAACTCAGCTCTTGCAGAACCATCATTCGAAAACTGACCCAAAACAGCAATAGTCGCAGTGCTGCTTCCAAACTTCTCAATCCCTCTAGAGATCATACAAGTATGCCCTGCCTCGGCTACAACGATCACATCCCCACCAACGAGAGGCGATAGCGTCTCAGCTATCTGACGAGTCATCCTCTCTTGCACTTGAAGCTTGAACCCGTAAAAGTGTACAATAGACTTCATCAATGACTTGTGGCTGTATCCTTCACCGCAATAGTAGCCAATGTGAACAACTCCGTAGAAAGGAAGCAAATGATGCTCACACATTGACCAAAACGGTAAGTTCAGTTCACAGTGCAGCTTGACCTCGCCGTTAGCTTTGACGCCGTTAACGCCGTTAAGCTTCATCTCGAGGTTAACGTTTTGGAAGTTCATCATCCACTTGAGGAATCTAGATGGTGTAGCAATAAGTCCTTCCCTTGACGGATCTTCTCCTAACGACTTCAGAATCGAAACAACCGCGGAAACCATCTCaggatcttcttcttcagacgAGGTTTTAACGCTAGGACACCACTCTTTCTTCACAGAGCCACACAAGGCTTCCGTCTTTACGCCTTTGAGTTTCAAGAAACTCAAGAACTCACCCCAAAGACTGGACCCTTCGTCCTCGAAAACACCTGACCCGGAGGAAACCATGAGCTTCACAAACCCATTATCGCTTAGAGACTTTACGTCCAAGCATGGGAAGTGAATGTGAGAGCACTGCAGAACAACGGCGACGCCAGAGGGTTTGACCCAGTGGTGGAGAGCAGAGCATATATCATCAGCCAAACCCTGAGGCTCCTGGAGCCGCTTGGCGAAAACGTCAGCGACTCTGGAGAACTTGCTCAGTCCCAAAACACGCTGCTCAGATGGGACGTAACCCACGTGGCACCTGACGTGAAAAG
This region of Brassica napus cultivar Da-Ae chromosome C5, Da-Ae, whole genome shotgun sequence genomic DNA includes:
- the LOC106407075 gene encoding GTP cyclohydrolase 1 isoform X2, translated to MDTSDEGRLNLELELETGIKNACIDLAFEHQPETLAIQDAVKLLLQGLHEDVNREGIKKTPFRVAKALREGTRGYKLKVKEYVQSALFPEAGLEDGIGQAGGVGGLVVVRDLDHYSYCESCLLPFHVRCHVGYVPSEQRVLGLSKFSRVADVFAKRLQEPQGLADDICSALHHWVKPSGVAVVLQCSHIHFPCLDVKSLSDNGFVKLMVSSGSGVFEDEGSSLWGEFLSFLKLKGVKTEALCGSVKKEWCPSVKTSSEEEDPEMVSAVVSILKSLGEDPSREGLIATPSRFLKWMMNFQNVNLEMKLNGVNGVKANGEVKLHCELNLPFWSMCEHHLLPFYGVVHIGYYCGEGYSHKSLMKSIVHFYGFKLQVQERMTRQIAETLSPLVGGDVIVVAEAGHTCMISRGIEKFGSSTATIAVLGQFSNDGSARAEFLDKIHATAALKADASSPF
- the LOC106407075 gene encoding GTP cyclohydrolase 1 isoform X1 — encoded protein: MGALDEGRLNLELELETGIKNACIDLAFEHQPETLAIQDAVKLLLQGLHEDVNREGIKKTPFRVAKALREGTRGYKLKVKEYVQSALFPEAGLEDGIGQAGGVGGLVVVRDLDHYSYCESCLLPFHVRCHVGYVPSEQRVLGLSKFSRVADVFAKRLQEPQGLADDICSALHHWVKPSGVAVVLQCSHIHFPCLDVKSLSDNGFVKLMVSSGSGVFEDEGSSLWGEFLSFLKLKGVKTEALCGSVKKEWCPSVKTSSEEEDPEMVSAVVSILKSLGEDPSREGLIATPSRFLKWMMNFQNVNLEMKLNGVNGVKANGEVKLHCELNLPFWSMCEHHLLPFYGVVHIGYYCGEGYSHKSLMKSIVHFYGFKLQVQERMTRQIAETLSPLVGGDVIVVAEAGHTCMISRGIEKFGSSTATIAVLGQFSNDGSARAEFLDKIHATAALKADASSPF